A part of Pseudomonas sp. HR96 genomic DNA contains:
- a CDS encoding 23S rRNA (adenine(2030)-N(6))-methyltransferase RlmJ gives MNYRHAFHAGNHADVFKHIVLTRLIALMSRKEQPFAYLDTHAGLGLYDLRGDQASRTGEWLQGVARLWEASERPALVDDYLRVLNRMNPDGELRYYPGSPELSRRLMRQQDRVLLNEKHPQDGQMLKDNMKKDPRVAVHLGEGWHVPRALLPVPEKRALMLIDPPFEQLDELQRCAKALKEAIGRMRQTVVAIWYPIKDPRALRRFYQDLAGSGAPKLLRVELLVHPVDTPASLNGSGLAIANPPWGLEDELRELLPWLAQLLGQTRGGWTLDWLIAEA, from the coding sequence ATGAACTATCGTCACGCCTTCCATGCCGGCAACCATGCCGACGTGTTCAAACATATCGTCCTGACCCGTCTGATTGCGCTGATGTCGCGCAAGGAGCAGCCCTTCGCCTATCTCGACACCCACGCGGGCCTCGGGCTCTACGACTTGCGTGGCGACCAGGCGAGCCGCACCGGTGAGTGGTTGCAAGGGGTCGCCCGGCTCTGGGAGGCCAGTGAGCGGCCTGCGCTGGTAGATGATTACCTGCGGGTGTTGAACCGCATGAACCCGGACGGCGAGCTGCGCTACTACCCGGGCTCGCCGGAGCTGTCGCGGCGCCTGATGCGCCAGCAGGACCGGGTGCTGCTCAACGAAAAGCATCCCCAGGATGGCCAGATGCTCAAGGACAACATGAAGAAGGATCCGCGCGTCGCCGTGCACCTGGGCGAGGGCTGGCATGTGCCGCGTGCTCTGCTGCCGGTGCCGGAGAAGCGCGCACTGATGCTGATCGACCCGCCGTTCGAGCAGCTCGACGAGCTGCAGCGTTGCGCCAAGGCCTTGAAGGAAGCGATCGGGCGCATGCGCCAGACCGTGGTCGCCATCTGGTACCCGATCAAGGACCCCCGTGCGCTGCGGCGCTTCTACCAGGACCTGGCCGGCAGCGGCGCGCCCAAGCTGTTGCGCGTGGAGCTGCTGGTGCACCCGGTGGATACCCCCGCCTCGCTGAACGGCTCCGGCCTGGCCATCGCCAACCCGCCGTGGGGGCTGGAAGATGAGCTGCGCGAGCTGCTGCCATGGCTGGCCCAGCTGCTGGGCCAGACTCGCGGTGGCTGGACATTGGACTGGTTGATCGCCGAGGCCTGA
- the putP gene encoding sodium/proline symporter PutP has translation MSASLPTLVTFVIYLVLMVMIGLYAYRSTNNLSDYILGGRRLGSVVTALSAGASDMSGWLLMGLPGAMYLSGLSEGWIAVGLIAGAYLNWRLVAGRLRVQTEHNGDAQTLPDYLTHRFEDHSGVLRVISAVVILVFFTIYCASGIVAGARLFEGTFGMSYSTALWAGAAATIAYTFIGGFLAVSWTDTVQATLVIFALILTPVMVVLATGGLDVSLLAIAEVQPEHFDVLKNTTFIGIVSLLGWGLGYFGQPHILTRFMAADSVKSITRARRISMSWMILCLVGTCAVGFFGVAYFAVVPQVEVQSLGNHEQVFIELAKLLFNPWIAGVVLSAILAAVMSTLSTQLLVCSSALTQDLYKVFLHKTASQTVLVWVGRIMVLGVALVAIAIASDPRNRVLSLVSYAWAGFGAAFGPVILLSVLWKGMSRDGALTGILVGALTVLIWKQFAFFGLYEIIPGFVFATFAIVTVSRNGRGPSAAMLSRFEQAELSYQAER, from the coding sequence ATGTCTGCCAGCTTACCGACCTTGGTCACCTTCGTGATCTACCTTGTCCTCATGGTGATGATCGGGTTGTACGCCTATCGCTCCACCAATAACCTTTCCGACTACATTCTCGGCGGCCGCCGTCTGGGCAGTGTGGTCACCGCCCTGTCGGCCGGCGCCTCGGACATGAGCGGCTGGCTGCTCATGGGCCTGCCGGGCGCCATGTACCTGTCTGGGCTGTCCGAAGGCTGGATCGCCGTCGGCCTGATCGCCGGCGCCTACCTCAACTGGCGGCTGGTGGCCGGGCGGCTGCGGGTGCAGACCGAGCACAATGGCGACGCCCAGACCCTGCCGGACTACCTGACCCATCGCTTCGAAGACCACAGCGGCGTGTTGCGGGTGATCTCGGCGGTGGTCATCCTGGTGTTCTTCACCATCTATTGCGCCTCGGGCATCGTTGCCGGCGCACGCCTGTTCGAAGGCACCTTTGGCATGTCCTACAGCACCGCCCTGTGGGCCGGAGCGGCAGCGACCATCGCCTACACCTTCATTGGCGGCTTCCTGGCGGTGAGCTGGACCGACACGGTGCAGGCCACGCTGGTGATCTTCGCTCTGATTCTCACGCCGGTGATGGTGGTGCTTGCCACCGGTGGCCTGGATGTCAGCCTGCTGGCCATCGCAGAGGTGCAACCCGAACATTTCGACGTGCTGAAGAACACCACCTTCATCGGCATCGTCTCGCTGCTGGGCTGGGGCCTTGGCTATTTCGGCCAGCCGCATATCCTGACCCGCTTCATGGCCGCCGACTCGGTCAAGTCGATCACCAGGGCCCGGCGTATTTCCATGAGCTGGATGATCCTGTGCCTGGTCGGCACCTGCGCCGTGGGCTTCTTCGGCGTCGCCTACTTTGCGGTGGTGCCGCAGGTCGAGGTGCAGTCCCTGGGCAATCACGAGCAGGTGTTCATCGAGCTGGCCAAGCTGTTGTTCAACCCCTGGATCGCCGGCGTGGTGCTGTCCGCCATTCTCGCAGCGGTCATGAGCACCCTCAGTACCCAACTGCTGGTGTGTTCCAGCGCCCTGACTCAGGACCTGTACAAGGTCTTCCTGCACAAGACCGCCAGCCAGACCGTGCTGGTCTGGGTCGGGCGGATCATGGTCCTGGGCGTAGCGCTGGTGGCCATCGCCATCGCCTCCGACCCTCGCAACCGGGTGCTGAGCCTGGTCAGCTATGCGTGGGCCGGTTTTGGCGCGGCCTTCGGCCCGGTGATCCTGCTGTCGGTGCTGTGGAAGGGCATGAGCCGCGACGGCGCCCTGACGGGTATCCTGGTCGGCGCCTTGACGGTGCTGATCTGGAAGCAGTTCGCCTTCTTCGGTCTGTACGAAATCATCCCCGGCTTCGTCTTCGCCACCTTCGCCATCGTGACGGTCAGCCGTAACGGCCGCGGCCCTTCGGCAGCCATGCTCAGCCGCTTCGAGCAGGCCGAGCTCAGCTACCAGGCCGAGCGCTGA